A part of Cuculus canorus isolate bCucCan1 chromosome 23, bCucCan1.pri, whole genome shotgun sequence genomic DNA contains:
- the BARX2 gene encoding homeobox protein BarH-like 2: protein MHCPQHPGRARAGRRRYKTFMIDEILAKETCDYLGKLSLGSVCPALLVRPKPLHSCAGSPSLRAYPLISVITRQPSVVPHLIPAATSSRVLPPQPSSGNTSSETPASETHASSESEAEQPTPRLKKPRRSRTIFTELQLMGLEKKFQKQKYLSTPDRLDLAQSLGLTQLQVKTWYQNRRMKWKKMVLKGGQEAPTKPKGRPKKNSIPTSEEIEAEEKMNSQAQSQELEGSQAPEEPKVTEEKPKVSLETENPPEHIPEPSSEETMQLS, encoded by the exons ATGCACTGCCCGCAGCATCCCGGCCGAGCCCGGGCAGGCAGGAGGCGCTACAAGACCTTCATGATCGACGAGATCCTGGCCAAGGAGACCTGCGATTACTTAGGAAAACTTTCCCTCGGTTCCGTTTGCCCAGCGCTGCTCGTGCGTCCCAAACCGCTGCACTCCTGCGCCG ggTCCCCTTCTCTGAGGGCATACCCGCTCATCTCCGTCATCACTAGGCAGCCCTCCGTGGTCCCTCACCTCATCCCAGCTGCCACCAGCTCCCGCGTGCTGCCGCCCCAGCCGTCCTCAGGGAACACAAGCTCAGAGACACCTGCCAGTGAGACCCATGCCAGCAGTGAGTCGGAGGCAGAGCAGCCCACGCCTCGGTTAAAAAAGCCACGCCGGAGTAGGACCATCTTCACGGAGCTCCAGTTGATGGGGTTGGAGAAGAAATTCCAGAAACAGAAGTATCTCTCTACCCCTGACAG GCTTGACTTAGCCCAGTCACTGGGGCTGACGCAGCTCCAGGTGAAGACGTGGTACCAGAATCGTAGgatgaagtggaagaaaatg GTACTGAAAGGTGGACAGGAAGCTCCAACAAAGCCCAAAGGCCGTCCAAAGAAGAACTCTATTCCCACTTCGGAGGAAATcgaagcagaagagaaaatgaacagCCAGGCTCAGAGCCAGGAGCTGGAGGGATCTCAAGCCCCAGAGGAGCCTAAAGTGACAGAGGAGAAGCCAAAAGTCTCTTTGGAGACAGAGAACCCTCCAGAACATATACCAGAGCCCTCCTCAGAGGAGACTATGCAATTAagttaa